The proteins below are encoded in one region of Oncorhynchus nerka isolate Pitt River linkage group LG15, Oner_Uvic_2.0, whole genome shotgun sequence:
- the LOC115142675 gene encoding eukaryotic initiation factor 4A-III, with amino-acid sequence MEVATVPRTRRLLKEEDMTKIEFETSEEVDVTPTFDTMGLREDLLRGIYAYGFEKPSAIQQRAIKQIIKGRDVIAQSQSGTGKTATFCVSVLQCLDIQVRETQALILAPTRELAGQIQKVLLALGDYMNVQCHSCIGGTNVGEDIRKLDYGQHVVAGTPGRVFDMIRRRSLRTRAIKMLVLDEADEMLNKGFKEQIYDVYRYLPPATQVCLISATLPHEILEMTNKFMTDPIRILVKRDELTLEGIKQFFVAVEREEWKFDTLCDLYDTLTITQAVIFCNTKRKVDWLTEKMREANFTVSSMHGDMPQKERESIMKEFRSGASRVLISTDVWARGLDVPQVSLIINYDLPNNRELYIHRIGRSGRYGRKGVAINFVKNDDIRILRDIEQYYSTQIDEMPMNVADLI; translated from the exons ATGGAAGTAGCCACCGTACCACGCACGAGGCGTCTATTGAAAGAGGAAGACATGACCAAGATCGAGTTTGAGACCAGCGAGGAGGTCGATGTTACTCCTACCTTCGACACAATGGGCCTACGAGAGGATCTCCTCCGTGGGATCTACGCATACG GTTTCGAGAAGCCTTCCGCAATCCAACAAAGAGCAATTAAACAGATCATCAAGGGTAGAGATGTCATTGCACA GTCTCAGTCGGGAACAGGAAAGACTGCCACGTTTTGCGTATCAGTGCTGCAGTGTCTTGACATTCAG GTGCGTGAAACCCAAGCACTGATCCTGGCTCCCACCAGAGAGTTGGCTGGACAGATACAGAAG GTGCTCCTAGCCCTCGGTGACTACATGAACGTCCAGTGTCATTCCTGCATCGGCGGGACAAACGTGGGTGAGGACATCCGCAAACTGGACTATGGCCAGCATGTAGTAGCAGGGACCCCTGGGAGAGTGTTTG ATATGATCCGCAGGAGGAGTTTGAGGACGCGTGCCATCAAGATGCTGGTGCTGGACGAAGCAGACGAAATGCTCAACAAGG GTTTCAAAGAGCAGATCTACGACGTGTACCGGTACCTGCCCCCCGCCACCCAGGTGTGTCTGATCAGCGCCACCCTGCCCCACGAGATCCTGGAGATGACCAACAAGTTCATGACCGACCCCATCCGCATCCTGGTCAAACG tGATGAGTTGACTCTGGAGGGCATCAAGCAGTTCTTCGTggcagtagagagggaggagtggaagtTTGACACCCTGTGTGACCTGTATGACACCCTCACCATCACGCAGGCTGTCATCTTCTGCAACACCAAGCGGAAG gttgactggctgactgagaaGATGAGGGAAGCCAACTTCACCGTTTCCTCCATGCATGGAGACATGCCCCAGAAGGAGAGGGAGTCCATCATGAAAGAGTTCCGGTCCGGTGCCAG CCGAGTGCTTATCTCAACTGATGTGTGGGCCCGAGGTCTGGATGTGCCCCAGGTGTCCCTCATCATCAACTACGACCTGCCCAACAACAGAGAGctgtacatccacag GATTGGCCGATCGGGTCGTTATGGCCGCAAGGGTGTGGCCATCAACTTTGTGAAGAACGACGACATCCGTATTCTCCGTGACATTGAGCAGTACTATTCCACACAGATCGATGAAATGCCAATGAACG TGGCTGACCTGATCTAA